The Mycolicibacterium mucogenicum DSM 44124 genomic sequence GGCGTCGGCGCCGCACTCGACGATCACCGGGCAGTGCCGGCAGATGACTGCGGCCTTGCGCTGTGCGGCGCCCCGGACGAACAGCTCGTCGGGGTCGGCCTGCCGGCATCGGGCCTGCGAAACCCAGGCGATCCTGGCTTCGGCTTCAGGTTGGACCACACCCTGCATCGCGCCGTTTCCGGCCTTGGGAGCGATTGTCGCGCGAACTACTGGCTGTGTACCTGTCACCAGCGATCCCTTCGTCACACCGTCTCCCGACGGCCGAGTCCTCCCGAGTAGGTCGCTGATGCGATCTACGCCACATTGCGGCTAGTAGTGTTACCTAGATCGCATTGTGTGTTCAAGTTAGGTGGTCAGGGGCCTATTGCGCAATGGGTCTGGGGCCGCTTTTTTGGGACGTGTGTCCAAACGTTAATTTTTGCCCGTGTCGCAGCCCCCCTAGATGCCCTGGGGACGTGGTAATCGACCAGCACTCAGCTGCTGGCCACCACGGTCGCTAGGCTGTACCCCATGTCCGAGCGACCGCAGAACCGTCCGCCGACCGCGGTCACCGTCATCAAGTTGACGTGGTGCGTTCTGCTCGCCGCCGTGGTGCTTGCCGCGATGATGTTCCCGCTCATCGGGGGTGCCGGCCTGATGTCCAACCGGGCATCCGACGTCGTCGCCAACGGTTCGGCCCAGCTGGTCGAAGGTGATGCGCCCGCCGTATCCACCATGGTCGACGCCAAGGGCAACCCCATCGCGTGGCTGTATTCGCAGCGTCGCTTCGAGGTTCCGAGCGATCAGATCGCCAACACCATGAAGCTGGCCATCGTCTCGATCGAGGACAAACGGTTTGCCGAGCACAACGGGGTTGACTGGAAGGGCACGCTGACGGGCCTGTCGGGCTACATGTCCGGCTCCGCCGATACGCGTGGTGGATCGACCCTCGAGCAGCAGTACGTGAAGAACTACCAGCTGCTCGTGGTCGCGCAGAGCGACGCCGAACGGCGGGCCGCCATCGAGACCACCCCGGCACGCAAGCTGCGCGAAATCCGGATGGCGCTGACCCTGGACAAGACGTTCACCAAGTCCGAGATCCTGACGCGCTACCTGAACCTGGTGTCGTTCGGTAACGGCGCGTTCGGCATCCAGGACGCCGCCCAGACGTACTTCGGCATCAACGCCAACCAGCTGAACTGGCAGCAGGCCGCGCTGCTCGCCGGCATGGTGCAGTCGACCAGCGGACTGGATCCGTACGTCAACCCCGACGGTGCCCTGGCACGTCGAAACCTGGTGCTGGACACCATGATCCAGAACGTCCCCCAGGAAGCCGACGCCCTGCGCGCCGCCAAGGCCGAGCCGCTCGGCATCCTGCCGCAGCCCAACCAGCTGCCCCGCGGCTGCATCGCCGCCGGTGACCGCGCCTTCTTCTGCGACTACGTCCTCGACTATCTGTCGAAGGCCGGCATCAGCAAGGACCAGGTGGCCAAGGGCGGCTACCTGATCCGCACGACGATCGACCCCGACATCCAGAACTCGGTCAAGTCGTCGATCGACGGCATCGCATCCCCGTCCATCGACGGCATCGCCAGCGTCATGAGCGTCATCCGCCCCGGCAAGGACAACCACCAGGTGGTGGCGATGGCCAGCAACCGGACCTACGGCCTGAACACCGCGGCCGGGGAAACCATGCAGCCACAACCATTTTCGTTGGTCGGTGACGGCGCCGGCTCCATCTTCAAGCTGTTCACCACGGCCGCCGCCCTGGACATGGGCATGGGCATCAACGCGCAGCTGGACATTCCCGGCCGGTTCGAGGCCAAGGGCCTGGGCAGTGGTGGTGCCAAGGGCTGCCCCAAGGACAAGTGGTGCGTCGAGAACGACGGCCGCTACCGGGGCAGCATGAACGTCACCGAAGCGCTAGCGTCGTCGCCGAACACCGGGTTCGCCAAGCTCATCTCGCAGATCGGTGTCCCGCGGACGGTCGACATGGCGGTCAAGCTGGGGCTGCGGTCCTACGCCGCGCCGGGCACCGCCCGCCCGTACGACCCGAACAGCAACGAGAGCCTGGCCGACTTCATCAAGCGCCAGAACATCGGCTCGTTCACCCTGGGACCGTTCGAGGTCAACGCCCTCGAGCTGTCCAACGTCGCGGCGACGCTGGCGTCGGGCGGCACCTGGTGCCCGCCCAACCCGGTGGACAAGGTGTTCGACCGGCACGGTAACGAGGTCTCGGTGACCACCCAGACCTGCGAGCAGGCGGTCCCCGAGGGTCTGGCCAACACCCTCGCCAATGCGATGAACAAGGACGCCATCAGCGGCACCGGCGCCGCGGCCGCGCAGTCGGTGGGCTGGACCTTGCCGGTATCGGGCAAGACCGGCACCACCGAGGCCCACCGGTCGTCGGCGTTCCTGGGCTTCACCAGTGCCTACGCCGCCGCCAACTACATCTACGACGACTCGCCCACACCGTCCGACCTGTGCTCGTTCCCGCTGCGCCAGTGCGGCCGCGGTGATCTCTACGGCGGCCACGAGCCGGCCCGCACCTGGTTCACGGCGATGAAGCAGTTCACGCCGCCCAACGTGGTGATGCCGCCGACCGACCCGCGCTATGTCGACGGCGGGCCGGGCTCGAAGGTGCCGAGCGTCGCGGGTATGGACCTCGACCTGGCGCAGAACCGCATCAAGGAAGCCGGCTTCCAGCTGTCCGCGCAGCCGTCGTGGGTCAACAGCACCGCGCCGTCGGGTCAGGTGGTCGGAACGTCGCCGTCGGGGCAGACCATCCCCGGCTCGATCATCACGATCCAGGTCAGCAATGGCATCGCGCCGCCGCCTCCGCCGCCACCGCCAGTGGGAATTCCCGGCATCGATGGCCTGCCGCCGGTGCAGATCGGGTCGACGGTCGTGGAGATTCCGGGCCTGCCGCCCATCACCGTGCCGGTCCTCGGTCCCCCGCCCCCATAGGCCCGGCCGAAACCTCAGAACGACCTAAGCCAACCCTGTGGGCTTTCTAACGATGACCAGCGACAACGGGCCAACTCCCGCGCTGAGCAAGTAGGCTGCCTGCATGTCTGCCATCGCCCGCAACGCAGCCGTCACCGTCGCCGGAACCCTGGCTGCGGGCCTCGCCTACGCGTCGCTCATCGAGCGCAACGCGTTCGTGGTCCGCGAGGTCACCATGCCGGTGCTGACGCCCGGCTCGTCGCCGCTGCGGGTGCTGCATCTGAGCGATCTGCACATGATGCCGGCGCAGCGTCGCAAGCAGGCGTGGCTGCGCGAGCTGGCCCGCTGGGAGCCCGACCTGGTGGTCAACACCGGCGACAACCTCTCGCACCCGAAGTCGGTGCCGGCCGTGGTGCAGGCGATGGGTGATCTGCTGGCGGTGCCCGGTGTGTTCGTGTTCGGCAGCAACGACTACTTCGCGCCGAAGCCGAAGAATCCCGCCAACTACCTGTTCAGCAAGCACAAGCGAATCACCGGGCGGCCGCTGCCGTGGCAGGACCTGCGCGCGGCGTTCACCGAGCGCGGCTGGCTGGACATGACCCACACGCGGCGCGAGATCGAAGTCAACGGGCAGCTCATCTCCGTCGCCGGGGTCGACGATCCGCACCTCAACCGCGACCGCTACGACACCATCGCCGGACGGCCCAACCCGGCCGCCAACCTGTCGCTGGGCGTCACCCACGCGCCGTACACCCGCGTGCTGGACCGCTTCGCCGACGACGGCTACCAGCTGGTGCTGGCCGGGCACACGCACGGCGGGCAGCTGTGCGTGCCGTTCTACGGCGCGCTGGTAACCAACTGCGACATCGACACCTCGCGGGTGAAGGGCCCGTCCCGCTGGGGCGCCCACACGCAGCTACACGTGTCGGCCGGTCTGGGTACCTCGCCGTACACGCCGGTGCGCTTCTGCTGCCGGCCCGAGGTGACGCTGCTGACGCTGGTGGCCGCGCCCACCGGCGGTGGGCACACCGGTATCGGCGCCGACATGACGCAGCCGGCCGTCTCGGCACGGTGACCTCGCCGGTGGCGGAGCGCAGCGTCGACCGCGGCTGGGTCGACAACGCGGTGCGCCTCATCGAGGCCGACGCCCGGCGCAGCGCCGACACCCATCTCCTGCGCTATCCGTTGCCCGCCGCGTGGAGCGCGAGCGTCGACGTCCAGCTGTATCTCAAGGACGAGAGCACGCACATCACCGGCAGCCTCAAACACCGGCTGGCCCGGTCGCTGTTCCTGTACGGGTTGTGCAACGGCTGGATCGGTCCGCACACGACGGTCATCGAGGCGTCCTCCGGGTCCACCGCGGTGTCCGAGGCGTATTTCGCGGCGCTGCTGGGGCTGGAGTTCATCGCGGTGATGCCGTCGTCGACGAGCGCGGCCAAGATAGAGCTCATCGAAAATCAGGGTGGCCGTTGCCATTTCGTGGACCAGTCGTCACAGGTGTACGACGAGGCGGAGCGTCTGGCCCGCGAGACGGGCGGCCACTACCTGGATCAGTTCACCAACGCCGAGCGCGCCACCGACTGGCGGGGCAACAACAACATCGCGGAGTCGATCTTCTCGCAGCTGCGCGACGAGGCCCATCCGATTCCGGAGTGGATCGTGGTCGGTGCGGGCACCGGCGGGACCAGCGCCACGATCGGGCGGTTCCTGCGCTACCGGCGCCATGCCACCCGGCTCTGTGTGGTGGACCCGGAGAATTCGGCGTTCTATCCGTCGTGGGCCGCGGGCGACCGGGAGGTGTTCACCGGGGCGTCGTCGCGCATCGAGGGCATCGGCCGGCCGCGGGTGGAGCCGTCGTTCCTGCCCGGCGTCGTGGACGCCATGGTGTGCGTGCCGGACGCGGCCTCAGTGGCCGCAGCGCGGCACGTGAGCAAGGTGCTGGGCCGACGAGTGGGTCCGTCCACGGGGACGAACATCTGGGGTGCGTTCGGGCTCCTGGCCGAGATGGTGGCGCAGGGCCGCAGTGGGTCGGTGGTGACGCTTCTGGCCGACAGCGGTGACCGTTACGCCGACACTTACTTCGACGACGCGTGGGTCAGCAGCCGCGGGCTGGACTCCACAGACGCCGGAGCGGCGCTGGCGGAATTCGAGCGCTCCGGCCGCTGGGAGTGATCCTGACGGCCCAGCCAGGCCGCCCGGTAGTCAGAAGTCGCGAACAGCCACAGCGCCGCCAGACCGAAGAATCCGCAGTAGAGCAAGGCTCCCAATCCGGTCATGTTCGTTCCTCGCTTTCTGGCGTTCGGTTGCCGTTCATCAGAGTTACCCGTTTTAACGCACGTTGCGCAAAAATCCATCCCGTGAATGGACGTGATCTTCGCCGCTAACCCCGCCCACCAGCGGCTATCTCTCCCGGCTAGGGCCGTTTGGCTTCTGAGGGCACCCGTGCGATAGGCTGTCGAAGCTTCACGCGGGGTGTGGCGCAGCTTGGTAGCGCGCTTCGTTCGGGACGAAGAGGTCGTGGGTTCGAATCCCGCCACCCCGACAAGTGAGCAAGGCCCTGACCAGGGAAATCTGGTCGGGGCCTTCTTCGTTTGCGGAGTTTCGCCGTTCGTCCGCAGCAGTTTTCGCCAGAGCCTCCACGGCGGCGTCGAAAGTGCCCGCGATGGCCTTGCGATCGTCTGGGCAGCGGTCGGGCCAGGTTCCCAACGTCACCGCCGCGCTGTTGTGGCCCAGATCGATGGACTAGCCCGGCAGATGCCCCGGCTCATCTGGCAGCACCGTTTCTGGTCGGACTTCGTACATTTCCCGGTCCGAGAAGACTGCCTCCACCCACCCGCCTGGATAGAACGTGCAATTGCTGTAATACGCGCTGCCGGAACAAGAGCTGCTGGGGTACTCGTAATGCCGGGGGACCCCGATAACTCTCGCCCGCATCCATGACCCGTCAGCACGGATTGGGTCATCGCAGATAGTTCGGACTTGGGAACCGAGGAATCCCCATGGCTGCTGTACGCAGTTAGGTGGGAGGGCATGCGACGCCGGGGCGGCTGTGATCGCGGCTCCTAATACGCCGGTAATGATGAGGAGTCTCATGGCACCCCCTGGTGGCCCACCTAGCTCGCTACCCGATCACGCTAAGCCGCCATTAATGACGCTGTAGTCAAATTGGCGAAGTTGCCGGCGCGAACCGATGCATTCCGACCGATCCTCGGCAAGAAATACGTGACTGCAATCAGGCCCCGATGCCCCGGTGGTCACTGAACCCAGGGACCTCTGCCGCCCGAAATAGGTACCTGGGTTCAATCAGCGGAGCCGCCCGCGCCTGACGGTTGACGCTACGCACTCCTCCGGCCCAGCCCGACCGCGTGACCCGTGCGCAGCTCGTCATCGCCGGCCTCCCCTGGCGACGTGATCACTCTCACGAGCCTCATATTGGGACATCACTGTCCCATTTTCGGCCAATCGTGCTACTTTTGACACATGGCTGAATTGAAATCGTTCGACACTGGCGTGCGGTCGCGCACCCGGAAAGCGATTCTCGATGCCGCCACCGCCGTCCTGGCGACCAATCCCGCGGCGTCGCTGAGCGACATCGCCACCGCCGCGAACGTCGGCCGCAGCACGCTGCACCGATACTTCCCCGAGCGCACCGAGCTGATCCGCGCCGTCGCGCTGTACGTGCACGAGATGTGCAACGCCGCCATCGACAAGGCCGAACCGGCCTGTGGTCCCCCACTCGCGGCGCTGCGCCGGGTGGTCGAATCCCAGCTGGACCTCGGACCCATCGTGCCCTTCGTCTACAACGAGCCGACCATCGTGGCCGATCCGGAACTGTCCGCGATCCTCGATACCGGCGACGAGGCGATAGCCGAAGTGCTGGCGCGGGTTTCGGCACGACCGCAGACGAGCCCACCGGAGTGGCCGCGCCTGGTTTTCTGGGCCCTGCTCGACGCCGGATATGAGGCACTGCGCCGGAACATCGCGCCGCGGGTCGAGATCGTCGACGCCATCATGGCCAGCCTGACAGCCGGCACCATCACCCCGGATCAATCCTGATCCCCACGAATCTGCTTTCATCTCAACAAGTTAGGTAGTTCCCATGTCCACCAGTCTCGTCACCAACGAGGTGACGAACCGGACCCCACAACGCCATTGGTGGGCGCTGGCAGTGCTGATGCTGCCCGTGCTGCTCGTCTCGATCGACAACACGGTGCTGGCCTTCGCGCTGCCCCGCATCGCCGAAGACTTCCGCCCGTCGGCCGCCACCCAGTTGTGGCTCGTCGACAT encodes the following:
- a CDS encoding metallophosphoesterase — translated: MSAIARNAAVTVAGTLAAGLAYASLIERNAFVVREVTMPVLTPGSSPLRVLHLSDLHMMPAQRRKQAWLRELARWEPDLVVNTGDNLSHPKSVPAVVQAMGDLLAVPGVFVFGSNDYFAPKPKNPANYLFSKHKRITGRPLPWQDLRAAFTERGWLDMTHTRREIEVNGQLISVAGVDDPHLNRDRYDTIAGRPNPAANLSLGVTHAPYTRVLDRFADDGYQLVLAGHTHGGQLCVPFYGALVTNCDIDTSRVKGPSRWGAHTQLHVSAGLGTSPYTPVRFCCRPEVTLLTLVAAPTGGGHTGIGADMTQPAVSAR
- a CDS encoding WhiB family transcriptional regulator, translated to MQGVVQPEAEARIAWVSQARCRQADPDELFVRGAAQRKAAVICRHCPVIVECGADALDNRVEFGVWGGMTERQRRALLKQHPEVVSWAEFFATQRKHRNAV
- a CDS encoding CDGP domain-containing protein, which codes for MRLLIITGVLGAAITAAPASHALPPNCVQQPWGFLGSQVRTICDDPIRADGSWMRARVIGVPRHYEYPSSSCSGSAYYSNCTFYPGGWVEAVFSDREMYEVRPETVLPDEPGHLPG
- a CDS encoding TetR/AcrR family transcriptional regulator, producing the protein MAELKSFDTGVRSRTRKAILDAATAVLATNPAASLSDIATAANVGRSTLHRYFPERTELIRAVALYVHEMCNAAIDKAEPACGPPLAALRRVVESQLDLGPIVPFVYNEPTIVADPELSAILDTGDEAIAEVLARVSARPQTSPPEWPRLVFWALLDAGYEALRRNIAPRVEIVDAIMASLTAGTITPDQS
- a CDS encoding PLP-dependent cysteine synthase family protein, which translates into the protein MTSPVAERSVDRGWVDNAVRLIEADARRSADTHLLRYPLPAAWSASVDVQLYLKDESTHITGSLKHRLARSLFLYGLCNGWIGPHTTVIEASSGSTAVSEAYFAALLGLEFIAVMPSSTSAAKIELIENQGGRCHFVDQSSQVYDEAERLARETGGHYLDQFTNAERATDWRGNNNIAESIFSQLRDEAHPIPEWIVVGAGTGGTSATIGRFLRYRRHATRLCVVDPENSAFYPSWAAGDREVFTGASSRIEGIGRPRVEPSFLPGVVDAMVCVPDAASVAAARHVSKVLGRRVGPSTGTNIWGAFGLLAEMVAQGRSGSVVTLLADSGDRYADTYFDDAWVSSRGLDSTDAGAALAEFERSGRWE
- the ponA2 gene encoding transglycosylase/D,D-transpeptidase PonA2, with translation MSERPQNRPPTAVTVIKLTWCVLLAAVVLAAMMFPLIGGAGLMSNRASDVVANGSAQLVEGDAPAVSTMVDAKGNPIAWLYSQRRFEVPSDQIANTMKLAIVSIEDKRFAEHNGVDWKGTLTGLSGYMSGSADTRGGSTLEQQYVKNYQLLVVAQSDAERRAAIETTPARKLREIRMALTLDKTFTKSEILTRYLNLVSFGNGAFGIQDAAQTYFGINANQLNWQQAALLAGMVQSTSGLDPYVNPDGALARRNLVLDTMIQNVPQEADALRAAKAEPLGILPQPNQLPRGCIAAGDRAFFCDYVLDYLSKAGISKDQVAKGGYLIRTTIDPDIQNSVKSSIDGIASPSIDGIASVMSVIRPGKDNHQVVAMASNRTYGLNTAAGETMQPQPFSLVGDGAGSIFKLFTTAAALDMGMGINAQLDIPGRFEAKGLGSGGAKGCPKDKWCVENDGRYRGSMNVTEALASSPNTGFAKLISQIGVPRTVDMAVKLGLRSYAAPGTARPYDPNSNESLADFIKRQNIGSFTLGPFEVNALELSNVAATLASGGTWCPPNPVDKVFDRHGNEVSVTTQTCEQAVPEGLANTLANAMNKDAISGTGAAAAQSVGWTLPVSGKTGTTEAHRSSAFLGFTSAYAAANYIYDDSPTPSDLCSFPLRQCGRGDLYGGHEPARTWFTAMKQFTPPNVVMPPTDPRYVDGGPGSKVPSVAGMDLDLAQNRIKEAGFQLSAQPSWVNSTAPSGQVVGTSPSGQTIPGSIITIQVSNGIAPPPPPPPPVGIPGIDGLPPVQIGSTVVEIPGLPPITVPVLGPPPP